The Oscarella lobularis chromosome 12, ooOscLobu1.1, whole genome shotgun sequence genome window below encodes:
- the LOC136194263 gene encoding heat shock 70 kDa protein 12B-like: MAAGELLVVAIDIGTTYSGYAMSFADDKYTIHAILGSGNRNPTRVSACPTPNKVPTALLLKPDGSFHSFGHEALNHYNIEIEEEEQKHWIYFSRFKMKLHHTANLSRTTMAVAVNGKELPVITVFAFALRHFKEAAINQISTYSAHDVDPDDIKWVITVPAIWDDGAKQIMREAAYEGGLVSKDHEERVVIALEPEAAALYCKSVNLTSAAVPNVECTSLAYESGTRYLLADLGGGTVDVTVHEVQSDDLIRELHHATGGAWGGIYVDQNFVQLVESIFDKKSIEKYRREHRGDWVELVSIKFESAKRCAQEDGTLYVELPHTFHDFMKDEEKKPVKDCVNRFGNPDVRLARGSLSLQYPEVRKLFEPVFSNISSHLKTLLEKVPGVKFMILVGGFATCALLQNYLKAEFEKSFRLRVVVARECSLSVVMGSVLFGHNPLAFLSRRVKYTYGVESSRDFVDGVDPKSLRTYGDDGKAKCIKTFTVFARKNSEIEIGHEIIDTFSPLCSDSKEVKVIVCASEDENPRYTTDVRKAAVMLLPMPDTAKGKSRVIKVFMKFGATEITVRSEDLSSGNSVGRKVELDFL; the protein is encoded by the exons ATGGCCGCAGGAGAGCTCCTCGTTGTCGCCATCGACATAGGAACGACCTACAGCGGTTACGCGATGTCGTTTGCAGACGACAAATACACCATTCATGCCATTCTCGGCAGTGGCAACAGAAATCCTACTCGCGTCTCGGCGTGTCCGACCCCTAACAAAGTCCCCACAGCTCTTCTTCTGAAACCTGACGGCAGCTTTCACTCGTTTGGTCACGAAGCACTTAATCACTACAACATAGAgatcgaagaagaggagcaaAAGCATTGGATATACTTCAGTCGATTCAAAATGAAGCTCCACCACACAGCG AATCTTTCTCGTACAACAATGGCTGTTGCTGTCAACGGAAAGGAGCTTCCTGTGATAACGGTGTTTGCCTTCGCACTTCGGCATTTCAAAGAGGCAGCTATAAACCAAATTAGTACCTACTCTGCACACGACGTTGATCCAGACGATATCAAATGGGTGATCACTGTTCCAGCTATCTGGGACGATGGGGCCAAGCAGATAATGAGAGAGGCTGCATACGAA GGTGGTCTTGTGTCCAAAGATCACGAGGAAAGAGTTGTGATTGCCTTAGAGCCTGAAGCAGCTGCACTATACTGCAAGTCAGTTAATCTCACGTCAGCAGCCGTTCCCAACGTAGAGTGTACCAGCTTAGCTTATGAGTCAGGAACGCGTTACCTTCTGGCGGATTTAGGAGGTGGAACGGTGGACGTTACGGTGCATGAAGTACAGAGCGACGATCTCATCAGAGAGCTGCATCACGCAACGGGAGGTGCGTGGGGCGGTATCTATGTCGACCAAAATTTCGTTCAGCTCGTCGAGAGCATATTCGACAAGAAATCGATTGAAAAATACCGCAGAGAGCATCGTGGCGACTGGGTTGAACTGGTATCAATAAAATTTGAATCGGCAAAGCGATGCGCTCAGGAAGATGGAACCCTGTACGTTGAACTGCCACACACTTTTCACGACTTCatgaaagacgaagagaagaaaccAGTGAAAGACTGTGTCAACCGATTTGGTAACCCTGACGTAAGACTAGCTCGTGGATCCTTGTCACTACAGTACCCGGAAGttagaaaattatttgaacCCGTCTTCAGCAACATCTCGTCTCATCTAAAGACTCTCCTCGAAAAAGTTCCTGGCGTCAAATTCATGATTCTAGTGGGTGGCTTTGCTACGTGCGCGTTGCTGCAAAACTACCTGAAAGCGGAGTTTGAAAAATCATTTCGTCTACGCGTAGTAGTAGCACGAGAATGTTCTCTTTCTGTCGTGATGGGTTCAGTGCTTTTCGGTCACAATCCATTGGCCTTCCTAAGCCGTCGAGTCAAGTATACGTACGGAGTTGAAAGCAGTAgagacttcgtcgacggcgttgatCCCAAGTCATTGCGTACTTATGGAGATGACGGCAAAGCGAAGTGTATAAAAACCTTTACTGTGTTTGCCAGAAAGAATAGCGAAATCGAAATAGGACATGAGATTATAGACACGTTCTCGCCTCTTTGTTCTGATTCTAAAGAGGTCAAAGTCATCGTATGCGCGTCTGAAGATGAGAATCCTCGCTATACTACTGATGTACGAAAGGCTGCTGTTATGCTGCTGCCTATGCCAGACACGGCCAAAGGAAAGAGCAGAGTGATAAAGGTCTTTATGAAATTTGGAGCTACCGAAATTACGGTCAGGTCTGAAGACCTGTCCAGTGGAAATTCCGTGGGACGAAAAGTCGAACTGGACTTCTTGTAG